The DNA sequence TTTGGCCACGTCCTTGCTCGGGGCGACCGCCTCGACGCGTTCATCGCTGCAGACGATGCGCAAGCCAAGGCTCGCGTTTCGGCCTTCGTCGAGCGTCTTGGACTGCGTCCGTTCGATGTCGGCGGCCTGCAAATGGCCCATGCGCTCGAGGCGCTCGGCCTGATGGTGATCGGCCTGGCCAGGAACGGCGCGGGCACCTGGGACCTGGCCATGCACGTGAAGGTCGGCTGAAGCACCGACACCGTGGCTTTGCCGGCAGTTCCGCGGTGGGCGGACCCGCATCGTTGACGCCCTTAAAAGAGGTAGTTCACGCGCAGGATGCCTTCGTTCGAACTGTAGCCACTGCCGAACTGGCCGCCATACTCGAGCTTGAGCTCGGTGCTCTTCGAGACACTGAGGTTCATATCGACCTTCACCTTCGCCAGCGACGAAGGCGCCGATGCCACTGCCGAAAACGGCGCCGCGCCCGGCGCACTGCCGACGAACTGCGCGCTCGCATCCCAATGGTTGCGGTTGTGAAAGATCGCGCCCAGCGCGAGATCCGGCCGCAGCGTCATGCCGTTGGCAAAGGTCCAGCGTCCGCCCACTTCGAGCATCGGCGATACCGACAGCGTCGTCGCGTTCGCGCTGTTCACCGCGAGGTCGAGCGCGCCCGCACCCTGCTCCGTGTAGTGGACGAGATGCAAGTCGACATAGCGCTTCACGTACCAGTCGTTCATCGGAACAATGTAGGCCACGCGTGTGTGCAGTCCGGCTTCGTACGCATTGAACGCACCCTTGGCCTGTGCGGCATAGCCGGGGAGCGTCACGTTGCGGGTCGAGTCGTACCAGTTGTAGCCACCGTCGACGCCGCCCGAGAACGTCCAGTTGCCGATTTGTGCTCGCGCTCAGCTGCGACGCATCGAGCTTGCCGCTCACATCGATCGCATCGATCGTGCTGTTGCCGAGGCGCGCCGGGCGCATCACGAGCTGGCCCGCGAGCGTCCCGTCGCCGGGCACCGTCAGGCGGTCGCTGGTGCCCGCGACATGATCCGTATCGACCACGATGCCGCCCGTGCTTCCTTGCACGAGATTGCCCGTGACGAGGGTGGCGGCGCCCGGCGCACTCGCAGAAATGTGAAATGTTCATCGGACTCTTCCGCGCGAATCCACTGCTCACCAAGATGGCGATGCAGTTGCGTGACGACATGCGTCTGTATGGCATCGACTCGCGGGAAGGATTGAACCGCCAGCGGGCGTCCGTGCAGGAGCATGCCCAGATGGTCGGGCTCGCGGAGAAAATGGAGGTGGACAAGATCGGCGCTCGAACGGCGCGCCTGGTGCATCCGGTTTGTCACATTGCAGGAATGGGCGAACGTCGCCCGGCCAAGGACGGCATGGGCTTGTCCGATGGACTGCTTGGCGGCGACGTCAACCGGGTCGACCGCGCCGGCTCCCCGGATGGATGGCGACCGGCGGATCGACCAGCCTTCCGCGGCAGCTGGCACTGTCGCGAATTGCTTTCACGCGCGCTTCGAATCCCCGGACGGGATGACGGCGCCGCCTTCCTGACCGGATTCTCGTCTCTTCGGCTCTTCCTCGGCAGCGACGCGCCCATGCTTCGGAACGCGGCTGATCCTGCGCTTCAGGTACAGAAGCGCTGCGCTCACGCCGCCATACATGACCGTCACGATGAATGCCGCCTGCAATAACGACTCGGGCGCAAAACTCGAAATATCCTGCGAGCGGTGGAGCAGTTCGTCATAGGGGATGACGTAACCTAGCGAGGTATCCTGCACGATCGCCAGCAGCGAGCTGATCAAGGCCGGCAGCATGTTGCGCAGCGCCTGCGGCAGGACGACGTGCAGCATCGCCTGCCAGGGACGCATGCCGAGCGCCAGCGCCGCCTCCTGTTGTCCGCGCGGCAGCGACAGTATGCCGGCGCGCATGACTTCGGCCGTCAGCGCCGAGTGATGCAGCGCCATCGCGACGACGAGAAAGCCCAGCGCCGGCCAATCGAAACCGAGCGCGGGCAACTCGATCACCATGAACAGAATCAACAGCAACAGCGGCACCGCGCGAAACAACTCGACGTAGGTTCCCGCGACCATACGCACCCATTTGCGCGGCGAAAGCCTGCCGAGCGCGAGTGGCAGCGCCAGCACGAAAGCGGCAAGCGCCGAGCATAGCGCCGCCTGAATCGTCGAGACCAGACCGTCGAACAGGAATTTTGCCGTGCCCCAGTGCCAGAAGATCGCCCACTTCTGCGCTTCGAACTGTCCGCTCGAGCCGAGGCGCAGGGCGATCGTGGCGAGCACGCCCAGCACGGCGATCGCGCTCAATGCCGAGAAAATGCGCTGCCGCCTTCGCGCGACGGGACCCGGTGCTTCATAGAGCGCCGTGGTGCGGTTCATCGCGTCACCGCCATGTTGTGTTCGATTCGACGCATGAGAAGTCCCAGCGGCACCGTGAGCGCCATGTAGGCCAGCAAGGCCGCCGCAAACGTCGGCACCGCCTGCGCGGTTTCGAAGTTGATGCGCTGCGCCGTATAGGTGATGTCGAACA is a window from the Caballeronia insecticola genome containing:
- a CDS encoding autotransporter outer membrane beta-barrel domain-containing protein; translated protein: MGNWTFSGGVDGGYNWYDSTRNVTLPGYAAQAKGAFNAYEAGLHTRVAYIVPMNDWYVKRYVDLHLVHYTEQGAGALDLAVNSANATTLSVSPMLEVGGRWTFANGMTLRPDLALGAIFHNRNHWDASAQFVGSAPGAAPFSAVASAPSSLAKVKVDMNLSVSKSTELKLEYGGQFGSGYSSNEGILRVNYLF
- a CDS encoding amino acid ABC transporter permease; translation: MNRTTALYEAPGPVARRRQRIFSALSAIAVLGVLATIALRLGSSGQFEAQKWAIFWHWGTAKFLFDGLVSTIQAALCSALAAFVLALPLALGRLSPRKWVRMVAGTYVELFRAVPLLLLILFMVIELPALGFDWPALGFLVVAMALHHSALTAEVMRAGILSLPRGQQEAALALGMRPWQAMLHVVLPQALRNMLPALISSLLAIVQDTSLGYVIPYDELLHRSQDISSFAPESLLQAAFIVTVMYGGVSAALLYLKRRISRVPKHGRVAAEEEPKRRESGQEGGAVIPSGDSKRA